One segment of Candidatus Neomarinimicrobiota bacterium DNA contains the following:
- a CDS encoding glycosidase → MKLKRYSGNPILEPRGDDWESVSVFNPSAVYKDGKIHLYYRALGDYYPSVSRIGYAIFDDDLNLVERQSDPVLIPDERMWEWSLEDPRVTEIDGDIYLTYVVTTPNPPSEIRKRLGIPKPGPTAQPRTALATVKDFREFKRYGFITPYGADERDVVLFPEKIGGKYAVLHRPHNWVGEEYGTSGPSIWYAETDSIDQKITNHKLVMKAETEWEGNKLGAGPPPIKTESGWLLIYHGVDSNKVYRAGAALLDLKEPWNVLARTREPILEPIEDFEKNGDVPNVVFPEGMVVVDKSLIVFYGAADKVCCAASVNLDEFIGDLLSEE, encoded by the coding sequence GTGAAGTTGAAACGTTATAGTGGTAATCCAATTTTAGAACCGAGGGGTGATGATTGGGAGTCTGTATCTGTTTTTAACCCGTCAGCAGTCTATAAAGACGGCAAAATACACCTTTATTATCGCGCATTGGGAGATTATTATCCAAGTGTTTCAAGGATTGGATATGCGATATTTGATGATGATTTAAATTTAGTGGAGCGGCAATCAGACCCTGTGTTGATTCCGGATGAAAGAATGTGGGAGTGGTCGTTAGAAGACCCAAGAGTCACTGAAATCGACGGAGATATTTATCTGACGTATGTTGTAACGACTCCAAATCCTCCCAGTGAGATACGAAAACGGTTGGGCATTCCCAAACCTGGACCAACCGCGCAACCCAGAACTGCTTTGGCTACGGTCAAAGATTTTAGGGAGTTCAAACGCTATGGTTTCATTACGCCATATGGCGCCGATGAACGCGATGTCGTGCTCTTTCCTGAAAAAATTGGCGGAAAATATGCCGTACTACATCGACCACATAACTGGGTTGGAGAAGAATACGGAACTTCGGGTCCGTCTATCTGGTATGCCGAGACGGATAGTATTGACCAGAAGATAACAAATCATAAACTTGTAATGAAAGCGGAAACAGAGTGGGAGGGAAATAAGCTGGGAGCCGGACCTCCTCCCATAAAAACGGAATCCGGTTGGCTTTTGATTTACCACGGCGTCGATAGTAACAAGGTTTACCGGGCTGGAGCTGCGCTTTTGGATTTGAAAGAGCCGTGGAATGTGCTTGCCCGTACACGGGAACCTATTCTTGAACCGATTGAAGATTTTGAAAAAAACGGAGATGTTCCGAATGTGGTGTTTCCCGAAGGTATGGTTGTCGTTGACAAATCGCTCATAGTTTTTTATGGCGCTGCTGACAAAGTTTGTTGCGCTGCTTCTGTTAACTTGGATGAATTTATCGGAGATTTACTTTCAGAGGAGTGA